In Bacillus sp. S3, the sequence TCGAACAAAACTCAAGAATTAACGGTAAATAATCCGGAAGCTCGTCACTTTCTAATGGAAATCCCGCTTCAAAATACTCATTCTTTAATTTCACAAGTGCTTTTCCGCGATCAGGATTTTCTCCAAAAATTGGATACGTCAAATAAAGCGTAGTTTTATCACTAAAATCAAATGTTTGCGCATATTGCGAACATATCTCTAAATAAGAGGCTGATTGAAGATGGTGAAAAAATTGCCTAAACAGTAATTTCACTAATTGATTTTCAATGGCGGAAATTTCAGATTTTAATCCCTCATCTTCAAACCATGCTTCCTCAGGATGCTGCAGCAGTGTAGAAGACAGCCTGAAAATTTGTTGGTACTCATCCATTTAGCTCACCCCAATAATCGTCTCCAACTTTGTAGTCTCCAGGCATTCCAGGTGTAACGGAACATCCGGAGCACGCCTCCATAAAATCAAATCCACCCGTTCCTTGTCCTAGATACTGATTAGCTGCATCTTCCCGATGAGATTTCGGAATGACATATCGGTCATCATATTTGGCAATAGCAGCAAGCTGATACATTTCATGCATCGTTTTCTCTGTCATCCCTATCGCATCTAGAATTGTTTTTTCAGGCTTTTTCCCTAAATTTAAAGACCTCATATAACTGCGCATCGCCACCATTTTCTTTAACACCTTGCGAATAACTTCTGTATCACCAGCACTTAGCATATTTGCCAAGTATTCGACTGGAATCCTGAGCTGATCGATTTGTGGAAAGATCACATGTGGATTCACCCCATCTAATCCCCCATCAAAGGCACTCATTACCGGGCTGAGCGGTGGAATATACCATACCATCGGCAGTGTACGGTATTCCGGATGAAGCGGCAGTGCAATCCGTTGTTCCACCGCCAATTTATAGACCGGTGACCTTTGGGCTGCTTCTATCCAATCTTCCTGATATCCAGCTTTTCGTGCCGCCTCGATTACCTCAGGATCATGTGGGTCTAAAAATATACCTAAATGGGCTTCGTACAAATCTTTTTCATTTGTAACCGATGCAGCAGCTTCTACTTTGTCTAAATCATAAAAAACAATCCCTAAATAGCGGAGCCTGCCAACACAGGTCTCTGAACAAACCGTAGGCAGCCCTGCTTCAATTCTTGGAAAACAAAAGGTACATTTTTCCGCCTTATGTGTTTTCCAATTAAAATAGACTTTTTTATAGGGACAGCCTGTTGTACAGTAACGCCAGCTTCGGCATGCATCTTGGTCTACCAGAACAATTCCGTCCTCTTCCCTTTTATAAATGGCCCCGGATGGGCAGGAAGCAACACATGTGGGATTGACGCAATGCTCGCAAATTCTTGGTAAATACATCATAAAGGTTTGTTCATACTCGAATTTAACTCTTTCTTCAATCCCATTTATATTAGGGTCGTTTTTCCCTGTTTGATAAACGCCTGCCAGGTCGTCCTCCCAGTTCGGCCCCCATTTGATATCCATATACTCTCCAGTAACCTGTGACTTCGGGCGGGCCACTGGCTGATGTTCTTTTTCCGGACTATTGGTTAAGTGTTCATAATCATAGGTCCATGGTTCATAGTAATCATCTAATTGGGCTAAGTCAGGGTTATGAAAGATATTTAATAGTTTAGAAACTCTGCCTCCGGCCTTTAATTCAAGCTTACCGTTCTTCAATACCCAGCCGCCTTTATATTTCTCTTGATTCTCCCATTCCTTCGGATAACCGACACCGGGCTTTGTTTCAACATTGTTCCACCACATATATTCTGCACCGGGACGATTTGTCCAGGTATTGTTGCACGTAATGCTGCATGTATGGCAGCCGATACATTTATCGAGATTCATTACCATCCCAAATTGCGCCTTAATTCTCAAGCCAGTCCACCTCTTCCCGATCAAGTCTGCTTATGACAACTCTTTCATCCCGCTGGCTGCCGCACGGTCCATAATAGTTAAATCCAAAACTTAGCTGAGCATATCCGCCAATCACATGAGTTGGTTTCATCTGCAGCCTTGTTGGGCTGTTGAATGTACCGCCGCGTTCTTTGGTAATCGTTGAACCAGGAACGTTTATATGACGCTCTTGAACGTGGTACATGAATGCGACTCCCCTTGGAAGTCTGTGAGTAACAACTGCCCTTGCTACTACAACACCGTTGCGATTATACATTTGCAGCCAATCATTATCGGCAATGCCCACTTCTTTGGCATCATCCCGATTCATCCAAACGTGCGGTCCGCCTCTGAATAACGTTAACATCGGTAAAATATCACCATAGGTACTATGGAAGGACCACTTAAAATGCGGCGTTAAATAGCGCAAATTAATTTCCTTCCCCATATTAAGCGGTTTTCGATCCTTTGTTTGAAATGCCGCCTTTCGGAGCGGCGCCTTAAATGCAGGGAATTCCTCACCAAATTCAATCATCGTTTCATGATCTAAATAAAAGTGCTGTCTGCCTGTCAATGTGCGCCATGGGACTAAACGTTCAACATTCGTTGTAAATGGAGAGTATCTCCGTCCGCCCGTTTCAGTCCCGCTAAAGACAGGTGTTGAAATCACTTGACGCGGCTGTGCCGTAATGTCATTAAAGGACATATGTTCTTCCGCTCTTTCTTCTGCCAAATCCTTTAATTTCTGACCCGTTTTCTTTTCCAATGCATCCCATGCTTTCATTGCCAGTGAACCGTTTGTGGCACTAGATAATGAAAGGATTGCTTCCGAGGCATCCCTTGCAGTATATAGACTTGGGCAATCCTTATAAGCTGTTTTAGCTGCAGTTCCAAGGATTTTCTTTAATTTTTCATACTCTTCTTTGGCATCCCAGCTGATTCCCTTTGCACCAATTTGTTCCTTTACAACAGGACCAAGAGAAATAAATTTTTCAAATATTTTGGAATAATCGCGCTCGACTAAATGCAGGCGCGGGAAATTTCGCCCTGGTACCGGCTCATATTCACCATTCTGCCAGTCTGGGATTTTTCCGAAAGTACAGGACTCGGAGATTTCATCGCGGGAATCGTGAAGCATTGGTGTCGCAACGATGTCTTGCACCGGCCCGTTAAAATAACGTACAGCCATTGATGAAAATTTCTTCGCCAGCCCCCTAAATGTATCCCAATCCGATTTCGATTCCCATGGCGGAGCTATCGCAGGATTAAAGGGATGGATAAACGGGTGCATATCGGTACTGCTAATATCATATTTTTCGTACCATGTAGCTGCCGGAAGGATAATATCAGAATACAGACCTGTACCAGCCATTCGAAAATCAATATTAACCATTAAATCAAGCTTTCCCTCAACTGAAGGTTCGTCCCATTCAATGTCTTCCGTCTTTAATTCAGTATTTTGCTCACTTAAATTACTGTGGTGGGTTCCAAGCATATATTTTAGAAAGTACTCATGTCCTTTTGATGAGCTTCCAATCAAATTTCCTCTCCAGACAAACATGACTTTTGGGAATGAGTTTGGGTCCTCCGGATTTTGAATCGCAAACTTTGTTTTCCCTTGTTTCACTTCATCGACAATGGATTGGAAAATCTGCTCCTTCTCTGTCACTTTTGATTGATCAATAAAATCAATTGGATTTTTATCAAATTGTGGATAAGAGGGTGTCCAGCCAAGCCTTGTGCCCAAATAATAATAGTCTCCTGAATGTTTATACCTTGGTTCACTAACAAGTGGTGAAATCTGATCCTCGATTGATTGGTCATCGTATTTCCACTGTTCCGTGACAAAATAAAAGAATGGAGTTGCCGCATGAAGCCTTGGTGGACCTCCCCAATCTCTCGCCATCGCGAGTGTCTGCCAGCCTTCGAGCGGGCGAACCTTTTCCTGGCCCACATAATGAGCCCACCCGCCGCCATTAACACCCTGTGAACCTGTTAAGAGCACTAAGTTTAAAACAGTTCGGTATGTAGCATCCGCATGGTACCATTGGTTGATTCCTGATCCCATCACAATCATTGAACGGCCTTTGGAATCAATAGCATTTTGGGCAAACTCTCTGGCAATTTGTGCTGCGAGCTTCCCATCCACACCTGTCAATGCCTCCTGCCATGCTGGTGTATATGGTTTAGGATCGTCATAGTCTTTTGGAAAGTCCCCTTGGAGCCCTTGTCTTAATACGCCAAATTTTGAAAGCATTAAATCAAAGACAGTCGTTACATAAGTGGTTTCTCCATTTAATTGGATGGCTATCACTGGGACCTCCCGAGTAAAGGTTTCACGCTTTTCCACCTCAAAATGAGGAAATTCCACTCGGACTGCTTTGTCTTCTCTCCCTAGCAGTGTCAGAGATGGCTGCAGATTCGTAAGGTTTTGCTCCGTATCATTTAAATGAAGGTTCCACTGTCCATTATCTTCCCATCTGTGGCCAATTGTGCCATTCGGAAATGCCGGTTTGTTCGAATCTTCATCCCAGACTACCGTTTTCCACTCTCCATTTGTGATGGAGGAATCAAGCTCGCTAGCGCGTAAAAAAGTGCTGGATACATATTGATCCCCGTGGGCTTTTAATTTTACCAGATACGGGAGATCGGTAAATTTTTTCGCATAATCAAAGAAATATTCCGTTTCTTGGTCCACATAAAATTCTTTTAGGATTACGTGAGTCATCGCCATCCCTAGTGCCCCGTCCATACCGGCTTGGACATTTAACCAATTATCAGCAAACTTAACATACTCAGCATAATCCGGACTTACCGCTACAACCTTTGTCCCGCGGTATCTTGCTTCCACCATAAAATGGGCATCAGGTGTCCGTGTTTGAGGGATATTGGAGCCCCATATTAATAGATAGGAAGAATTAAACCAATCAGAGCTTTCCGGAACATCCGTTTGTTCACCCCATACCTGCGGAGATGCAGGCGGCAGGTCTGCATACCAGTCATAAAAGCTTAATAGAGAGCCCCCAAGAAGTGACAAAAACCTTCCGCCGCCTGCATAGCTGACCATGGACATCGCTGGGATTGGTGAAAATCCAAAAATTCGATCGGGACCAAATTCTTGAATAGAATAAATTAGAGCCGCGCAAATTAGCTCATTCACCTCATCCCATGATGAACGGACAAGTCCTCCTTTTCCTCTTGACTGTTTATATCTCTTTGATTTTTCAGGGTTAGAGGCTATTTCCTTCCAAGCTGCAACCGGATCACCTGTACTAGCAAGTTCCTCCCGCCACATTTTTAATAGACTGCCGCGCACATATGGATAACGGACCCTTAGCGGACTATAAATATACCAAGAAAAACTCGCTCCCCTTGGGCAGCCCCGCGGCTCATACTCAGGCATATTAGGACCTGTAGAGGGGTAATCCGTTTGCTGTGTTTCCCAAGCGATAATGCCGTCCTTGACATGAACTTTCCAGCTGCATGAACCTGTGCAATTTACTCCATGCGTCGTACGAACAGTTTTATCATGCTGCCATCTCCTGCGATATATTTTTTCGGAATCTCGGTCCATTGGGGACAATACGGCATGTTCAGCCATATCTTTGGATTGCCCGAAAAATTTTAACTTTTTTATTAGCGGGGCTCGTTTGCGCTCCATTCTCTTCACCTTCCCATGACATTT encodes:
- a CDS encoding nitrate reductase subunit alpha yields the protein MERKRAPLIKKLKFFGQSKDMAEHAVLSPMDRDSEKIYRRRWQHDKTVRTTHGVNCTGSCSWKVHVKDGIIAWETQQTDYPSTGPNMPEYEPRGCPRGASFSWYIYSPLRVRYPYVRGSLLKMWREELASTGDPVAAWKEIASNPEKSKRYKQSRGKGGLVRSSWDEVNELICAALIYSIQEFGPDRIFGFSPIPAMSMVSYAGGGRFLSLLGGSLLSFYDWYADLPPASPQVWGEQTDVPESSDWFNSSYLLIWGSNIPQTRTPDAHFMVEARYRGTKVVAVSPDYAEYVKFADNWLNVQAGMDGALGMAMTHVILKEFYVDQETEYFFDYAKKFTDLPYLVKLKAHGDQYVSSTFLRASELDSSITNGEWKTVVWDEDSNKPAFPNGTIGHRWEDNGQWNLHLNDTEQNLTNLQPSLTLLGREDKAVRVEFPHFEVEKRETFTREVPVIAIQLNGETTYVTTVFDLMLSKFGVLRQGLQGDFPKDYDDPKPYTPAWQEALTGVDGKLAAQIAREFAQNAIDSKGRSMIVMGSGINQWYHADATYRTVLNLVLLTGSQGVNGGGWAHYVGQEKVRPLEGWQTLAMARDWGGPPRLHAATPFFYFVTEQWKYDDQSIEDQISPLVSEPRYKHSGDYYYLGTRLGWTPSYPQFDKNPIDFIDQSKVTEKEQIFQSIVDEVKQGKTKFAIQNPEDPNSFPKVMFVWRGNLIGSSSKGHEYFLKYMLGTHHSNLSEQNTELKTEDIEWDEPSVEGKLDLMVNIDFRMAGTGLYSDIILPAATWYEKYDISSTDMHPFIHPFNPAIAPPWESKSDWDTFRGLAKKFSSMAVRYFNGPVQDIVATPMLHDSRDEISESCTFGKIPDWQNGEYEPVPGRNFPRLHLVERDYSKIFEKFISLGPVVKEQIGAKGISWDAKEEYEKLKKILGTAAKTAYKDCPSLYTARDASEAILSLSSATNGSLAMKAWDALEKKTGQKLKDLAEERAEEHMSFNDITAQPRQVISTPVFSGTETGGRRYSPFTTNVERLVPWRTLTGRQHFYLDHETMIEFGEEFPAFKAPLRKAAFQTKDRKPLNMGKEINLRYLTPHFKWSFHSTYGDILPMLTLFRGGPHVWMNRDDAKEVGIADNDWLQMYNRNGVVVARAVVTHRLPRGVAFMYHVQERHINVPGSTITKERGGTFNSPTRLQMKPTHVIGGYAQLSFGFNYYGPCGSQRDERVVISRLDREEVDWLEN
- the narJ gene encoding nitrate reductase molybdenum cofactor assembly chaperone; this encodes MDEYQQIFRLSSTLLQHPEEAWFEDEGLKSEISAIENQLVKLLFRQFFHHLQSASYLEICSQYAQTFDFSDKTTLYLTYPIFGENPDRGKALVKLKNEYFEAGFPLESDELPDYLPLILEFCSIAPIESAQKMLQIHRKSIDQLLKELSLLDSPYQMILQACVQTIDNILSKQKAS
- the narH gene encoding nitrate reductase subunit beta, with protein sequence MRIKAQFGMVMNLDKCIGCHTCSITCNNTWTNRPGAEYMWWNNVETKPGVGYPKEWENQEKYKGGWVLKNGKLELKAGGRVSKLLNIFHNPDLAQLDDYYEPWTYDYEHLTNSPEKEHQPVARPKSQVTGEYMDIKWGPNWEDDLAGVYQTGKNDPNINGIEERVKFEYEQTFMMYLPRICEHCVNPTCVASCPSGAIYKREEDGIVLVDQDACRSWRYCTTGCPYKKVYFNWKTHKAEKCTFCFPRIEAGLPTVCSETCVGRLRYLGIVFYDLDKVEAAASVTNEKDLYEAHLGIFLDPHDPEVIEAARKAGYQEDWIEAAQRSPVYKLAVEQRIALPLHPEYRTLPMVWYIPPLSPVMSAFDGGLDGVNPHVIFPQIDQLRIPVEYLANMLSAGDTEVIRKVLKKMVAMRSYMRSLNLGKKPEKTILDAIGMTEKTMHEMYQLAAIAKYDDRYVIPKSHREDAANQYLGQGTGGFDFMEACSGCSVTPGMPGDYKVGDDYWGELNG